From a single Intestinibaculum porci genomic region:
- a CDS encoding MATE family efflux transporter has protein sequence MDIQNFRKAVFAIAIPVALQSMLQSSFSMIDQVMVGQLGKKAIAGVEIAGKPAFIYAFIVNAICTIAGIMIAQYIGQKDHLSEEKAITVNGLVTIVFGFLFTAISLGFTRPFLHLFTKDEQVIREGMKYLRIIGYSYIPLGLTSLLAVPIRTHGKSPWPLYVSILSAIINTSLNYVLIFGHFGMPQLGITGAAIASVISQLVSMILLTFLFLKLYGAFHPSLALGKKRTKQYIKMLAPVVLSEFLWTLGQSMNTFVYGHMGTSELAGMSLTGPVQGMLIGALSGLSQAAGILIGQSLGEKHYEEAYHHSKTLMRYGFIGSAVLAVALLIFRTPYVGIYQVDHHVQSIGSSLLLVFAFLMPIKVENMILGGGIIRSGGLTHYIMFIDTIGTWGVGVPLALLSGLVFHLPIVSVYLILSQEEVVRLIISIIIFRSKKWMHTIN, from the coding sequence ATGGACATACAAAACTTTCGCAAAGCCGTTTTCGCCATTGCAATTCCTGTCGCTTTGCAGTCAATGTTACAATCATCGTTCTCGATGATTGATCAGGTCATGGTCGGTCAGTTAGGCAAAAAAGCGATCGCCGGCGTAGAAATCGCTGGGAAGCCAGCCTTTATCTACGCTTTTATCGTCAATGCTATCTGCACCATTGCCGGAATAATGATTGCCCAGTATATCGGGCAAAAGGATCACTTATCAGAAGAAAAAGCTATCACCGTGAATGGTTTAGTCACCATTGTCTTTGGCTTTCTATTTACCGCTATTTCATTAGGCTTTACGCGACCGTTTCTTCATCTTTTTACCAAAGATGAACAGGTGATTCGCGAAGGGATGAAATACTTACGCATCATTGGCTATTCCTATATCCCATTAGGTTTAACAAGCTTATTAGCCGTGCCGATTCGCACCCATGGCAAGTCTCCCTGGCCGCTTTATGTCAGTATTCTCTCTGCCATCATCAATACCAGTCTCAATTATGTTTTGATCTTCGGCCATTTTGGGATGCCGCAATTAGGCATCACCGGCGCCGCAATTGCCAGCGTCATTTCTCAGCTTGTCAGTATGATTCTACTTACTTTCTTATTTTTGAAACTCTATGGCGCTTTTCATCCATCTCTTGCCTTGGGCAAAAAGCGCACCAAACAATATATCAAAATGTTAGCACCGGTGGTATTAAGTGAATTTTTATGGACGTTAGGGCAGAGTATGAATACTTTTGTCTATGGGCATATGGGTACCAGCGAATTAGCCGGCATGTCCTTGACGGGACCCGTGCAGGGCATGCTCATTGGCGCTTTAAGCGGTCTTTCTCAGGCGGCAGGTATTCTCATTGGTCAGTCCCTTGGGGAAAAACACTATGAAGAAGCTTATCACCATAGTAAAACTTTAATGCGTTATGGCTTTATTGGTTCGGCTGTTTTAGCTGTCGCTTTACTTATTTTCCGCACCCCCTACGTGGGTATTTATCAGGTTGATCATCATGTGCAATCGATCGGTTCTTCCCTGCTTTTGGTATTTGCCTTTCTGATGCCTATTAAAGTCGAAAATATGATCTTAGGCGGGGGGATTATTCGCAGCGGCGGTCTTACCCACTATATTATGTTCATCGATACGATTGGCACTTGGGGGGTAGGTGTCCCATTAGCTTTGCTTTCTGGCCTTGTTTTCCATTTACCGATTGTTTCTGTTTATTTGATTTTGTCGCAGGAAGAAGTTGTCAGACTGATTATTTCGATTATCATCTTCCGCTCCAAGAAATGGATGCATACGATCAATTAA
- a CDS encoding winged helix-turn-helix domain-containing protein — MYQEYLIAGSLKISYFEQVVIKEEKRIALTYKEHQVLLYFAKHQGEIISLCELCEEVWHKHYYKSDSYTIMTCIRHLRDKIGEDLIITIYGQGYVLKV, encoded by the coding sequence TTGTATCAGGAATACTTAATTGCTGGGTCATTAAAGATTTCTTACTTTGAGCAGGTGGTGATTAAAGAGGAAAAAAGGATTGCGCTTACCTATAAAGAACACCAGGTACTGCTTTATTTTGCAAAGCATCAGGGAGAAATCATCTCTTTATGTGAGTTATGTGAAGAGGTTTGGCATAAACATTATTATAAAAGTGATAGCTACACGATCATGACATGTATCCGTCATTTAAGAGATAAGATTGGGGAGGATCTCATTATTACAATTTATGGGCAGGGCTATGTATTGAAGGTATAG
- a CDS encoding DUF1016 N-terminal domain-containing protein: MNIVNMQKNQEMMKNIKDIKAIIDDAKKHKDKHALTLRNWLLGKTLVEKEFIKQFHQEGLYYLSHELMRVYGEGFQIEFLLNCIHFYKLFPQFSKDYALKKPLLSWPHYQLLLQVYDQKQRAWYEQKALIRQWDTRSLHWNILIDYYAQAHNRSPQREESVPSHLYDETINYESEENNLNILSAFLQNLND, translated from the coding sequence ATGAATATTGTAAATATGCAGAAAAATCAGGAAATGATGAAAAATATTAAGGATATAAAGGCAATTATTGATGATGCCAAAAAACATAAGGATAAGCATGCGCTGACCTTACGTAATTGGCTGCTAGGTAAAACTCTTGTAGAAAAGGAATTTATCAAGCAATTTCATCAGGAAGGACTTTACTATTTATCTCACGAACTCATGCGTGTATATGGAGAAGGTTTTCAAATTGAATTTCTTTTAAACTGTATCCATTTTTATAAGCTATTCCCACAGTTTTCCAAAGACTATGCTTTAAAGAAGCCATTATTATCATGGCCGCATTACCAGCTTCTTTTACAGGTCTATGATCAAAAACAAAGAGCGTGGTATGAGCAGAAGGCGCTGATCCGTCAATGGGATACACGGAGTCTGCATTGGAATATTCTGATTGATTATTATGCCCAGGCGCATAATCGTTCACCGCAACGTGAAGAGAGCGTGCCGAGTCACTTATATGATGAAACCATCAATTATGAAAGTGAAGAGAATAACCTAAATATTCTTTCTGCTTTTTTACAAAATCTTAATGACTAG
- a CDS encoding type II toxin-antitoxin system Phd/YefM family antitoxin produces MPNIKSSTDLRNNYNEISSFCHETSEPVFITKNGRGDLAVMSIELYNEFMSRYELYQLLQQSEADFTNGRTLSFEDSMKSLREDLKNGQL; encoded by the coding sequence ATGCCAAACATTAAGTCAAGTACAGATTTACGTAATAATTACAATGAAATTTCTTCCTTTTGCCACGAAACCAGTGAACCTGTATTTATTACTAAGAACGGTCGTGGGGATCTTGCTGTTATGAGCATTGAACTGTATAACGAATTTATGAGTAGATATGAACTCTATCAGCTTTTACAGCAAAGTGAAGCCGATTTTACAAATGGTCGTACCTTAAGTTTTGAAGATTCTATGAAAAGCTTAAGAGAGGACTTAAAAAATGGACAATTATAA
- a CDS encoding flavodoxin — MQTLIAYFSWSGHTVKIAKKIAAETDADLFRIERQVPYSQDYETCAYKEAKEEIDQKVRPEIKTPLPDIQKYDNIIVAFPIWWYTSPLPVWKFLESYPDWKGKKIYLFANSYTDDYTYMENALKDARSSVKNAKVEAGLFNQEIEKLDEWLIERHLK, encoded by the coding sequence ATGCAGACACTTATTGCATACTTCTCTTGGAGTGGTCATACAGTAAAAATCGCAAAAAAGATCGCTGCTGAGACGGACGCAGATTTGTTTAGAATTGAACGTCAAGTGCCTTATAGCCAAGACTATGAGACATGTGCCTATAAAGAAGCTAAAGAAGAAATTGATCAAAAGGTCAGACCGGAGATTAAGACACCGCTGCCAGATATTCAAAAATATGACAATATCATTGTGGCGTTTCCTATCTGGTGGTATACCTCACCGCTGCCGGTATGGAAATTTTTAGAATCGTATCCGGATTGGAAAGGGAAAAAGATTTATCTTTTTGCTAATTCTTATACCGATGACTATACATATATGGAAAATGCCTTAAAAGATGCTCGGTCTTCAGTTAAAAATGCCAAAGTGGAAGCGGGACTCTTTAATCAGGAAATAGAAAAATTAGATGAATGGTTAATTGAAAGACATTTGAAATAG
- the scfB gene encoding thioether cross-link-forming SCIFF peptide maturase, which yields MVHQYKLNNYNIVLDTCSGSVHSVDDVAYDIIAMYPDHPEEEIVKAIMEKYGDRPDVTPEDIHYCIEDITTLKNNHKLFTPDTYEPLAGEFKKRNIGVIKALCLHVSHTCNLNCEYCFASQGKYHGEKALMSLDVGKRAIDFLIENSGSRRNLEVDFFGGEPLLNWDVCKQIVAYARAKEKEAGKHFRFTVTTNGMLIDDDVIDFCNKEISNVVLSLDGRKEVHDRTRVDYKGHGSYDQIVPKFQKIVKARGGKNYYMRGTFTHNNTDFTKDVLHMADLGFTELSMEPVVSKPDDPLALTKEDLPVIKEQYELLAKEMLKRDREGRGFTFYHYMIDLKSGPCIYKRISGCGSGTEYMAVTPWGDLYPCHQFVGEEKFKLGDIYHGVTNHEVQEDFRCCNAYARPDCQDCWAKLYCSGGCAANAYHATGSVKGIYEYGCELFRKRMECAIMLQVAEDLEGIDGSVRHGYTSANFSVGEGNLADDDCSDCSSDDCAN from the coding sequence ATGGTACATCAGTATAAATTGAACAATTACAACATTGTTCTCGATACGTGCTCAGGTTCAGTACATTCCGTTGATGATGTCGCTTATGACATCATTGCCATGTATCCTGATCACCCGGAAGAAGAAATCGTGAAGGCAATCATGGAGAAATATGGGGACAGACCCGATGTAACTCCCGAAGATATTCACTATTGCATTGAAGATATTACAACCTTAAAAAATAATCATAAATTATTTACCCCAGATACTTATGAACCCCTTGCTGGGGAATTCAAGAAAAGAAATATTGGGGTGATCAAAGCCTTATGTTTACATGTTTCCCATACCTGTAATTTAAACTGTGAATACTGTTTTGCCAGTCAAGGGAAATACCATGGTGAAAAAGCCTTAATGAGCTTAGACGTCGGGAAACGCGCCATTGATTTCTTAATTGAAAACTCTGGTTCACGACGTAACTTAGAAGTCGACTTCTTTGGCGGTGAACCCCTTTTAAACTGGGATGTCTGTAAACAGATTGTGGCTTATGCCCGCGCGAAAGAAAAAGAAGCTGGGAAACATTTTCGTTTTACCGTAACAACTAACGGCATGCTCATTGATGATGACGTGATCGATTTCTGTAATAAAGAGATCAGCAACGTGGTGCTCTCATTAGATGGCCGTAAGGAAGTTCATGATCGTACTCGCGTAGACTATAAAGGTCATGGCAGCTATGATCAGATTGTTCCTAAATTCCAGAAAATTGTGAAAGCCCGCGGCGGCAAGAACTATTATATGCGAGGCACTTTCACCCATAACAATACGGACTTCACAAAAGATGTGTTACATATGGCTGATCTTGGCTTCACCGAATTATCAATGGAACCAGTGGTCTCAAAACCTGATGATCCTCTCGCTTTAACGAAAGAAGACTTACCAGTCATTAAAGAGCAGTATGAATTACTAGCTAAAGAAATGTTGAAAAGGGATCGGGAAGGAAGAGGCTTTACCTTCTATCACTATATGATCGATCTTAAATCAGGACCTTGTATTTATAAACGTATTTCCGGCTGCGGCTCGGGAACGGAATATATGGCCGTAACCCCTTGGGGTGACTTATACCCTTGCCATCAGTTCGTGGGTGAAGAAAAATTCAAATTAGGGGATATCTACCACGGTGTGACTAATCATGAAGTGCAGGAAGATTTCCGCTGCTGCAACGCGTATGCGCGTCCTGACTGTCAGGACTGCTGGGCAAAACTGTACTGTTCCGGCGGCTGCGCAGCCAATGCCTACCATGCGACCGGCAGTGTCAAAGGCATCTATGAATATGGCTGTGAATTATTCCGTAAGCGTATGGAATGTGCAATCATGCTGCAAGTGGCCGAAGACTTAGAAGGCATCGATGGTTCCGTCAGACACGGCTATACCTCAGCGAACTTCTCTGTTGGCGAAGGCAACTTAGCTGATGATGACTGCAGTGATTGCTCATCTGATGATTGTGCAAATTAA
- a CDS encoding sensor histidine kinase: protein MKRYLLDHLVSLIIVILMMALSYFMADAFQTSRQFIYGMLVVEGIGCLSLFLYDFLRKHFFYQDLHNKLTHLDQKYLLNEMLERPRFYEGQVLYDTLYQANKSMNEHLAEYERELTDYKDFIEMWIHQVKTPIASLSLLLHHEHNQKALTQLNRIENYTSQVLYYIRSQSKTKDYLIKEVNLSDVVNHVLVRNKDDLLAYGFDFQIDPLDVNVYSDAKWLEFILDQIVSNAIKYRKEHPVLKIYTKEDQDHLSLMIEDHGLGIKASDLPQVFKNSYTGYNGHIESKATGMGLFIVKKLCDALGHQVSIDSKEGSYTIVTITFGKHDYFIN, encoded by the coding sequence ATGAAACGTTATCTCTTAGATCATCTCGTTTCGCTTATCATTGTGATCCTAATGATGGCTTTAAGTTACTTTATGGCTGATGCTTTTCAAACTTCAAGGCAGTTTATTTATGGGATGTTAGTGGTGGAAGGGATAGGCTGTTTGAGTCTTTTTCTCTATGACTTTTTACGGAAACATTTCTTTTATCAGGACTTACATAACAAACTTACCCATTTAGATCAAAAGTATTTACTCAATGAAATGTTAGAGCGTCCCCGCTTTTATGAAGGACAGGTGCTTTATGACACCCTCTATCAGGCTAATAAATCGATGAATGAACACTTAGCAGAATATGAACGTGAACTGACTGATTATAAAGACTTTATTGAAATGTGGATTCATCAGGTCAAAACCCCCATTGCCTCGTTATCTCTCTTATTACATCATGAACATAATCAGAAAGCTTTAACCCAGTTAAATCGGATTGAGAATTATACCAGTCAGGTGCTTTATTACATTCGTTCTCAGTCAAAAACCAAAGACTATCTCATCAAAGAGGTGAATCTTAGTGATGTGGTCAATCATGTTCTTGTCCGTAATAAAGATGATTTATTAGCTTATGGTTTTGACTTTCAGATTGACCCTTTAGATGTTAATGTTTATAGCGATGCCAAATGGTTAGAATTCATTTTAGATCAGATTGTCTCTAATGCCATTAAATATCGTAAAGAGCATCCTGTCTTAAAGATTTATACCAAAGAAGATCAGGATCATCTCTCCTTAATGATTGAAGATCATGGCCTTGGTATTAAAGCCAGTGATCTGCCTCAGGTCTTTAAAAACTCTTATACCGGTTATAATGGTCATATCGAATCGAAGGCGACCGGCATGGGCTTATTTATTGTGAAAAAGCTTTGTGATGCCTTAGGTCATCAGGTATCAATTGATTCTAAGGAAGGATCTTATACGATTGTCACCATAACCTTTGGCAAACATGATTATTTTATAAATTAA
- a CDS encoding response regulator transcription factor yields the protein MMTIMIIEDEEMIREELSSLLESAGYSVIAPTDFQNVTKQVLDVKPDLLLLDIQLPGVNGEVVLKTIREHSSLPVIMVTSRNTEIDEVLSMSYGADDYITKPYNPTLLLLRVQAVLKRTQNVKNEEITYEDIHVDMKKGVLKTGDHEEVLTKNEMLIFSYLLNHRQGIVSRDELMTTLWDHKEYISDNALTVNISRLRKKLKNLGHENAIETRKGQGYILA from the coding sequence ATGATGACAATCATGATTATTGAAGATGAAGAAATGATTCGTGAAGAACTTTCTTCTTTATTAGAAAGTGCAGGGTATAGTGTGATTGCGCCAACGGATTTTCAGAATGTCACGAAGCAGGTATTAGACGTAAAACCAGACTTGCTGTTATTAGATATTCAGCTGCCGGGGGTGAATGGGGAAGTCGTGTTAAAAACCATTCGGGAACATTCCTCTTTACCAGTCATTATGGTCACAAGTCGTAATACTGAGATTGATGAAGTGCTATCGATGAGTTATGGGGCTGATGATTATATCACCAAACCTTATAATCCAACATTACTGTTATTACGAGTACAGGCAGTTTTAAAAAGAACTCAGAATGTGAAAAATGAAGAGATCACGTATGAAGATATTCATGTTGATATGAAAAAAGGGGTCTTAAAGACAGGAGACCATGAAGAAGTGTTAACGAAAAATGAAATGCTGATATTTTCATATTTATTAAATCATCGCCAGGGCATTGTCTCACGTGATGAACTGATGACCACTTTATGGGATCATAAGGAATATATCAGTGATAATGCCTTAACGGTCAATATCTCCCGTTTACGTAAGAAGCTCAAGAACTTAGGCCATGAAAATGCTATTGAAACCCGTAAAGGGCAGGGGTATATCTTGGCATGA
- a CDS encoding GNAT family N-acetyltransferase has product MNYPQIIETKRFLLRPWEEKDATLLYQYASDPAIGPRCGWKVHTSLDESRLTIKQVLQVPGTYAITLKEGTLIGCISYKETKDADALEIGCWCAPAYWGHGYMPEAVNALVERAFKQEIKALRYCFKKDNKQSQRVAEKCGFVFEHEEETYMPLIDETWDLVVMYKRR; this is encoded by the coding sequence ATGAACTATCCTCAAATCATAGAAACCAAACGTTTCCTATTAAGACCATGGGAAGAAAAAGATGCCACGCTGTTGTATCAGTATGCCTCAGATCCTGCGATTGGGCCACGCTGCGGCTGGAAAGTGCATACATCGCTTGATGAGTCACGCCTTACGATCAAACAGGTTTTACAGGTGCCTGGCACTTATGCAATCACATTAAAAGAAGGAACACTTATTGGCTGTATCAGCTATAAAGAGACAAAGGATGCTGATGCATTAGAAATCGGCTGCTGGTGTGCACCTGCATACTGGGGGCATGGCTACATGCCGGAAGCGGTGAATGCTTTAGTAGAAAGGGCTTTTAAGCAGGAGATAAAAGCTTTACGCTATTGCTTTAAAAAAGACAATAAACAATCACAGCGTGTTGCGGAAAAGTGCGGTTTTGTCTTTGAGCATGAAGAAGAGACATACATGCCTTTGATTGATGAAACATGGGATTTAGTCGTGATGTATAAAAGGAGATAA
- a CDS encoding type II toxin-antitoxin system RelE/ParE family toxin has product MDNYKIIVSEAYQKDLKGILRYITHNLDAPCIADELLNDTENTILGLFSMPQRYERVDDPYLKCKDFRKCLVKNYIIFYKVHKENKTIVIHRILHARQKWLDIL; this is encoded by the coding sequence ATGGACAATTATAAAATTATTGTCTCTGAAGCCTATCAAAAGGATTTAAAAGGTATCTTGCGTTATATCACTCACAATTTGGATGCGCCGTGTATTGCAGACGAATTACTTAATGACACAGAAAATACGATCTTAGGCTTATTTAGTATGCCTCAACGTTATGAACGCGTTGATGATCCTTATCTTAAATGTAAAGATTTTAGAAAATGTCTTGTGAAAAACTATATCATCTTCTATAAAGTTCATAAAGAAAACAAAACAATTGTCATTCATCGAATTCTTCACGCTCGACAAAAGTGGCTGGATATTTTATAA
- a CDS encoding LysR family transcriptional regulator, giving the protein MIDTYLLEHLVAFKKHRTLSEAAQALHLTQPTLTRSMHKLEEEFGVKLFAREKKRLYLNETGKVAAEYAENILRMQEAMEEQVRLTDRRHKTITVGSCAPGPLLELTPKLTAAFTQMAISTEMADEQSLLTGLNNKTYQMIILTHPLEDELYYSKHCGSEQLCACLVSEHKYAYENSVTFAQMNGESFLMVSEVGVWDAIVRKHMPQSKFLLLSGSESLIEVADTSSLPTFSTDLSIRILGMRRHRFSIPFADEDAHMDFYCICLESEYQHLAKWFKQLS; this is encoded by the coding sequence ATGATTGATACATATCTTTTAGAACATCTTGTGGCTTTCAAAAAGCATCGCACTCTCTCTGAGGCAGCCCAAGCCCTGCATCTCACTCAGCCCACGCTCACGAGATCGATGCATAAACTTGAAGAAGAATTTGGTGTGAAACTGTTTGCGCGGGAGAAAAAGCGACTATATCTTAATGAGACGGGAAAAGTGGCAGCGGAATATGCTGAAAATATCTTGCGGATGCAGGAAGCCATGGAAGAGCAGGTACGGCTGACCGATCGTCGCCATAAAACGATCACCGTTGGCTCCTGCGCTCCGGGACCACTGCTGGAATTAACCCCAAAACTGACAGCAGCCTTCACGCAAATGGCCATATCTACAGAAATGGCTGATGAGCAGTCCCTGCTCACAGGTCTCAATAACAAAACCTATCAAATGATCATCCTTACACATCCCCTTGAGGATGAACTTTATTATTCTAAACATTGCGGCTCTGAGCAGCTGTGTGCCTGCCTCGTATCAGAGCATAAGTATGCTTATGAAAATAGTGTCACTTTTGCACAGATGAATGGCGAAAGCTTTTTGATGGTTTCTGAAGTTGGGGTCTGGGATGCGATTGTCAGAAAACATATGCCACAATCTAAATTCCTTTTACTCTCCGGCTCTGAATCCCTGATCGAAGTAGCTGATACATCCTCTCTTCCAACCTTCTCCACCGATTTATCAATACGTATTCTAGGAATGCGTCGCCATCGATTTTCGATTCCTTTTGCGGATGAAGACGCCCATATGGATTTCTACTGTATTTGCCTAGAATCTGAGTATCAGCACCTGGCCAAATGGTTTAAGCAATTATCGTAA
- a CDS encoding aminotransferase class V-fold PLP-dependent enzyme, with amino-acid sequence MMTLKVHKTYTPVADFIEDYLESKPVRAHMPGHKGIDPTHQHEAIYAHDLTEITGADSLYEAEGILLQSEEIATALFDSYHTYYAAGGSSQCIKTMCALACAYHYQSHTNRPLILAGRNAHKTFIHAAELLKFDIKWLNGLDHDSLCECKITPNALKETLSTLETRPCALYLTSPDYLGNILDIQSLAKICHQHHILLLVDNAHGAYLKFMNAPFMHPLDAGADLACDSAHKTLPALTGAAYLHISKQAPQMLLQLSSRVRDDSVMFGSTSPSYLIMESMDKVNKWLITHPDAYKQFALKVNTLKQEIKSLGFHLRESEPLKITISVPHQGASLMQALTALHIECEYADPDFVVMMLSPLNSDDDLWRIKRAFTLLSHDEKYLQNKEESFKTDLPEVKYQPYELLFALEEEVTVDDKCIGRICVRCHIGCPPAILPIVPGEVINAQTIAILKKYGISTIHVLKER; translated from the coding sequence ATGATGACATTGAAAGTCCATAAAACCTATACCCCCGTAGCCGACTTTATCGAAGACTATCTGGAAAGTAAGCCTGTTCGCGCTCATATGCCTGGTCATAAAGGGATCGATCCCACCCATCAGCACGAGGCCATCTATGCCCATGATCTTACCGAAATCACCGGCGCTGATTCCCTCTATGAAGCAGAAGGCATCCTATTACAAAGCGAAGAGATCGCCACCGCGCTCTTTGATTCTTATCATACCTATTATGCGGCGGGCGGCTCTTCCCAGTGCATCAAAACGATGTGCGCTTTAGCCTGCGCCTATCATTACCAAAGCCACACGAATCGTCCCCTGATTTTAGCGGGCCGTAATGCGCATAAGACCTTCATCCATGCCGCAGAGTTATTAAAATTTGACATTAAGTGGTTAAATGGCTTAGATCATGATTCCTTATGTGAATGTAAGATCACTCCTAATGCCCTAAAAGAAACACTTTCTACTTTAGAAACACGTCCTTGCGCTCTTTATCTGACGAGTCCTGACTATCTTGGAAATATCCTTGATATCCAAAGCCTCGCTAAAATATGCCATCAGCATCATATCCTGCTACTTGTCGATAATGCCCATGGCGCTTATCTTAAATTCATGAATGCCCCCTTTATGCATCCGCTTGATGCCGGCGCAGATTTAGCCTGCGATTCTGCCCATAAAACCTTACCAGCCCTTACCGGCGCCGCTTATCTTCATATCAGTAAACAGGCGCCGCAGATGCTTTTACAGCTCTCTTCAAGAGTAAGAGATGACAGCGTGATGTTTGGCTCAACCAGCCCTTCTTATCTGATTATGGAATCCATGGACAAAGTTAATAAGTGGCTGATCACCCATCCTGATGCTTATAAACAATTTGCTTTAAAAGTCAATACATTAAAACAAGAGATCAAATCCTTAGGTTTTCATTTACGAGAAAGTGAACCATTAAAAATCACCATCTCCGTCCCTCATCAGGGCGCATCATTGATGCAGGCATTAACCGCTTTACATATTGAATGTGAATATGCCGATCCAGACTTTGTCGTGATGATGTTATCACCGCTTAATAGTGATGACGATCTGTGGCGCATTAAACGCGCCTTTACTTTATTATCTCATGATGAAAAATATCTTCAAAACAAAGAAGAAAGTTTCAAAACAGACCTTCCAGAAGTAAAGTATCAGCCTTATGAACTTCTTTTTGCTTTAGAAGAGGAAGTCACTGTCGATGACAAATGTATCGGACGCATTTGCGTGCGCTGTCATATTGGCTGTCCGCCAGCTATTTTACCAATTGTCCCGGGGGAAGTCATCAATGCGCAAACAATCGCGATTTTAAAGAAATATGGCATCTCTACTATTCATGTTCTTAAAGAGCGTTAG
- the scfA gene encoding six-cysteine ranthipeptide SCIFF, whose product MNRIKTLETKDLCASAKTGGCGECQTSCQSACKTSCGVANQQCEKTK is encoded by the coding sequence ATGAATAGAATTAAAACTCTTGAAACTAAAGACCTTTGCGCAAGTGCAAAAACTGGCGGATGCGGCGAATGCCAGACTTCATGCCAGAGTGCTTGTAAAACAAGCTGCGGTGTTGCTAACCAGCAGTGTGAAAAAACGAAGTAA
- a CDS encoding GNAT family N-acetyltransferase: protein MAIQPLNKAHSTLYGQIYADAFNGSPWYDHWQVADAIIHVEELIHTPTVYGLEYVANGEVAGFILGSSMLFSYGRFFEINDLAVAPAYQHQGIGRALLEQCLADLKKQGIVGVHLITQSEGALPAFYSKYGFTKENVVMLMGKSFK, encoded by the coding sequence ATGGCTATTCAACCATTAAATAAAGCGCACAGCACTCTTTATGGCCAAATCTATGCTGATGCTTTTAACGGTTCACCATGGTATGATCATTGGCAGGTCGCTGATGCGATCATTCATGTTGAAGAACTCATCCATACACCAACCGTTTATGGCCTAGAGTATGTTGCAAATGGTGAGGTCGCAGGCTTTATCTTAGGCTCATCGATGTTATTTTCTTATGGTCGCTTTTTTGAGATCAATGATCTAGCGGTCGCGCCTGCGTATCAGCACCAAGGCATTGGCCGGGCCTTATTAGAGCAGTGTTTGGCTGATCTAAAGAAGCAGGGGATCGTTGGTGTCCATCTGATTACCCAAAGCGAGGGCGCTTTACCCGCATTTTATAGTAAGTATGGCTTTACCAAAGAGAATGTCGTTATGCTGATGGGAAAGTCATTCAAGTAA